The DNA window acatgcacacccactcatacacacatggacattacttcacacatacatacacacatatgcacatgcacacatacacacatgcacatccgcATATACACAGGAACATAATTATACATCTATGCatatacacacccatatacacatgcacacatacaaacacacacatatactggaTTACCAAAATCAATGAGGAAAAACAGCCAGCTAGCCAGCTCCTGGTTTTATAGCCACCACAACAGACTTCAACCACGTCTTTCCAAAACGAGGAATTGAAACGTGATTTTAGAGGCGACAACCTAATTATAAGTTGATGGTTCACATCATTGAAAATGCCTCCTCTTTTGCTTTTCATGGAAGTTTAGTATGAGTTTCGCTGTGACGGTAGACAGCTgtacatttaattttcattgagAGTGAGTGTGGGCCTGTGTACGTTCGTGttttatggatgtgtgtgtgcacatgtgtgtgggtgtgctctcccttgtgtgcatgtgagaggtGAGCATCAAGTGACCTCCTTTATCACGCTACATACGCCCACCTTcttaaagcagggtctctcactgaccctggagctcaaaGTTTTGCTAGACTTACTTGCTTGTGAGTGCCTGGCGTCTGGCTATCTCCATCCCCTACCCCAAGCACTGGGGGTATGGAACACGACCCCTTACCTAGCTGAAGCATGTCCCCttacctggcttttacatggggactggggattcaaactcaggtttacccactgaaccatcccccAGCCCCAAATATTGTAGATGAATGGAGAGCTTCAGATATTATGGGACAGCTGCAAGTCTATTTAAGAGACTTGGctacacattaagaaaaaaataaaataacacctcTCCTAACCAAATATATTTTGAGTCAAAAGCTAAGATTTTGGATCATAAAAAACATTCCAAGCTTTGTGCTTCTCCTTCTTTGGCGTGAGGGCAAATTGGGCAGGGGCTGGTGGGTTGGCAATCgtgatctttattatttatagttaTCCAGAAGATCCCTCACACTGTTCTTAGTCCTCTGCTTTTCAAGGAATATTTTGAGCATTGGGAATAAAGTGCACAAAACATATTCTTATTTTAGATTGTGTAAATAATAAGCCGTGGGTACTGGAGGTGAAAAATCAACTCTTTCTTACAGTTAAACCAATGCAAAGAAGATAGAGAAAAACCTCCCGTTCATTTACAAGAAAAAGCTAAGAAACATCACCACTTGCAGGATTCTTTAGGACTGTCCGACAGTCGTGGTCATGTGGTATCTAACTCCTTACTGTTCTAACCCTCAGCTCCCATCGCTGCCTTTGCACCCACAGGGCCATTTGTCAAGGCTCAGGACTGATTCAGTTCCTCAGATTGCTTGCTAGATCAAGCCAGGCGCAATAGCGGAAAAGGACCACTAGAGGGCAGCACGTGACTAGGAATTTAAAACCCCTGGCCCTTCCTCTGCGGGCACCACATTGTGGAAGCTGCTTCTAATGGCTTCATTCTGTCTCCGCAGCCAAAACCCCACTGCAGACGAAGTCATGTCCTGGTCTCAAAATTTTGACAAGATGATGAAGGCTCCTGCAGGAAGAAACCTTTTCCGAGAGTTCCTCCGAACAGAATACAGCGAGGAGAACCTCCTCTTCTGGCTAGCCTGCGAAGACTTAAAGAAAGAGCAGAACAAAAAAGTCGTTGAAGAGAAGGCCAGGATTATATATGAAGACTACATTTCTATACTGTCGCCGAAGGAGGTAAGAACCTGGAGAACGCTGAGGTGGGCTTTCTGAGACCAGGGTGACTCTCTCTGGGTAGGTTAATAAGCTGCCATTCAGTGGCCCCCCTGGACATGTTGAAGGTCAGGTCTCCCGGTTGGGTTTTGTTCATTTATCTCTAGCCAAATGGTATGTGACAGGGGCTTGCTTTCCAGAACTAATGCCGTGCAGAAGCAAGGAGCTATGTTTAAACGTGGGTGGCGCATTCCAAAGAATGACGCTCGGTCCGTATGCCTGAGAGTCTCCTGGGTCGGTTGTCTAAAAAGCCAATCATCGCAGCCTATACCCAAgagcgtgtgcgtgtgtgcgtgtgtgtgtgtctgcgtgtgtgtacAAACCTGTCGGTGTACATGCATTAGGAACCATCCTCAAGACAATCACTGAAGCCTACCcgggagtgtgtgcatgtgtgtgtgcgtgtatgtgtgcgtgtgcgtgtgtgtgtgtgtgtgcatgtgtgtgcctatcaGTGCACATGCATTAGGAATTATCCTCAATTGCCCTTCCCTTTTATTCATCAGAGTGGGTTATttcaatcaaacccagaactcCCCACTCCAGCCTTCGGGCTCTGGGGATTTCCTGCCTCCTCCGAGGCTCTCAAGGGACTGTCTCACCCACCGGCGTTCCTGTGGGTTTCTGGGTCTCATGgctgcaaggcaagtgctttaactgCAAAGTCAGCCCCACCTCACACTCCACCAAGGGCTGTATAGTGTGGACTTAGGGAAGCAGAGCCCAGGATCCCTTGCTTTTACCCAGCTGCTCACATAAATACTAGTTTGAAAACATTTGGCGACTAGATGGcactcaaaacaaatgaacaataaacaaaaacaaataaaaccccgtGGCATCCTTGTTGATTCTTAGTCTGgacctttctcccccaccccaccctccttcCTTTACCACTAACTcttggaaagaaaaggagaatagAAACTGTTTTCCTTCCTTATACTTTATCAGAAGTGCTAGCCTGTTTCTCCCATTATCTGGATGAACCTCTAAGGGATACTTCCGGCAACCATATTAAAATTTGAAGTTCATTTGCTCTTGAGGAATATTCCCATCAAGGGGTGAGCATGATGTGATGACTAGCCCCATGGAGCCTGAGTATCAGAGCTCTAGATGTCTTGCCAACACCCAGAAAACGCGGTGGCTTCTAGAATGCCTTCCCCTTACCTCACTGCCCTGTCTCTTGCCTTTTCCATCGGTGACGCTTAACCTACACATTGAAATTCCAGACCTGTTTTCGCATCCCAGAGGTTAGCCTCTTGCGCGTTACTCGGCTGGAGTTCCCTAGAACTGGACTGTAGGCATCGGTGCCTTGTCCACCTCCTCtctacccttcctcctcctctgagacATGTAAAATATCTTTTGATTGGGACTGTGACTTCAACTGTGTCACTTCTAATGAAGTCCTCCTAAATAACCTcgatttttattattgaaatgtcACCCGTATTCCTATTCCAGAATACTCCAGCAGTATTTCCTCTACACGTCGACCAACCTCCTGTCCCAGTCTGCTTTTCTATCGCTGCGATAAAACAGTTCGTGGGAGGAAGGGGTAAATATTACATTTCCCAAAAGGCCAATGAAAAGACACATGGTTGCAGGGTCCAAATGCTGTGCTGCACAGTGATTACTATGATTTTCGTTGCTGTTAATGTTAAGAAAGATAATAAGTTAGAATCTATTTGTCTTATGATAACTAACATGACACCCGCTCCCGAGAGGTTGTTGGTGCTCTAAATGTCACTATACCGTTAAGAAGCAAACAAACCTCTCTTCTCGGCCACTGATCTTTAGTTCGCCCCTGCCCCCACTGAAACGAAAAGTTCTCTCAAGCCTCAAGCTTAAAAATAAGAGCACCATGacaaaactggggggggggggtctggcaGGACGTCACCTGACAGTGACATTTCAGGATAAGATGAGCCAGTTTGAACTCCAATGCCAATATTTTTATTCagtagaaacagacaaaaaagatCTTTAGGGAAGATAAAAGCCTCAGATGAAAGCTCTAACAATTTTATTACTTTGGTAATGACTTTGGTGGTGACTTCATATAacattaaaaaggcaaaaaagtaAAGAGCTCATTTAcaaagcatgtttttaaaaagagaattccCAACTCAAAAGAAGGTGAGTCCAGCTAAGAGGTGGGTACGTTTTTCTATGCTGAGGAAATTGAATGctgatctctgcttcctgagaaacCTAGCAAGCTGCCCTTTGGGTTCTCCACCAACCTAACATGTTTGCTGGGTTCAGGAACACAATGAGATCTGTGTAGCTTCATTCCGAGATCCCTGCAGACAACACACAGTCTTGTCTGtggaggagaaaagcaatcagaaCCAAGATGGCTTTTACAACATGTTTGTGTCAAGGCGGTTCAGTATAAACACAAAAGACTGTGTATACTAAGAGGCCACAACCCCTGGTCACAGCAACACTCGGCTGACTGGGTTTTTtcgttagtttgtttgtttttttgagacaggatttctttgtatagctctggctttcctggaactccctctgtagaccaggctacccttgaactcacagggatccacttgcctctgcctcccaattgctgggattaaaggcatgcatcaccactgcccgacCCTGGATGATTTTGTTTTGCCTTCTGTAgggttttccttttctccttccccctgcCTGGGTTGGTTATCGAAGCCTCTTCCATGTGTAGGTTTTGTTCTAACATGGTCTTTCATGATCTGCTCCCCTCACCATGGCCTTAGTGCTATTCATTTGTTCCTACTTTCCTGACATATCCTTTGTACCCCAGGCAAATTGTTTAGTAATAGGGGCATGCGATGGATTAAGGGATGTTCTCTTTTAATAGAATTTAATTTCTGTATACTTACAAAGCAACACTGCATTGGTAATTTTAGAAAGTATTCCGAATTCCCAAGattcttttattaaatattatgctTCATTATCCTAGTGTCTGCTTGGTAGAGatcttttaaagatgttttctagGACTTTAGACCTACCTCTGTTTCTGCTTTACTCTTCCGTGGTCTGTGCTTTCCCACCCTGGACTTGGTGAGACCCATTGGGATAGGAAACTAACTAATGAGTGCCTTATATGATATGTGTGTTGAGTGTGGTTGGAGAACTCTTTTCAGATGTGTACCTAGTTGTCAACAGATTCACCGTAGCATTGAAGGAATAATATTCTGATTATTCTCTGCTACACAATATTGCATGGAGAAGATTAACACAAAGAAGCCAAGATAGCTGTCAaccaaatatttttctcttcttcttctccttcctttttcctgttgtttAATTTATCATTAGAAGGGGGGAAATCACAAATCACTATTTGGTCTTTGAAAGGACAATATATGGGGTTATGGGTGTCTGACTTAATCGATGATGTCTCTCTGAGGAGTCGTTTGCAAACCATATGGACATACCTGGTCTTGTTCcatttcaggtcagcctggattCTCGAGTTAGGGAGGTGATCAACAGGAACCTGCTGGACCCCAGCCCTCACATGTACGAAGATGCCCAGCTGCAAATCTACACCCTGATGCACAGGGATTCTTTCCCAAGATTCTTGAACTCGCAAATCTATAAAACTTTTGTTGAAAGTACTGCCACCTCTTCTTCTGAATCTTAATTTTCGTTTGAAAggccaaaaaaaatcatttcagagGGCTGGGATGGGAAATATGAGTAGTTAAATGACATCAgaaattgagttccaggagaaccaCAGGTTGGCACCCTCGGGATGCTGGCAAGAGGCAACCGTGAAGGTCTTTGTCTCCATTGTTATCAAGGTTATCCATGATTCTGTTTGGAGAAAAGCCTATATAAGACAATGAATTGCCAAATTAAGTTTGTTTGATTCAATACTTGTTCTACTTGCAAGCAAACTGTGTTCCTAGTCCTCTGAACCGTCTCCTAGTGCATCTCCAGAGGCCGCATGTGCAAAGTgcagcagctttgtttgccacATAGTTGTACTATTTAAACTGTAGTGTACCTTATATATGTATTTCAGGACTTTTGTGCAATATGGTCTCTTAGAAACAATTGCCAACAAATTGGCTGtggtttgcatttttaaagcatAATCTGATACAAAAAAAAGCTATTTGAAACATGTAACTGTGATATTTAACCATGCTACATACTATGTTTTTAGTACATGGACTTTGAAGCCAATTTTTCTGTACATGGAAAGAACGTAGCTGTATATCTCTGCCTGTTGACGGACCTTGTTCACTGCCCAAACTCTGGCATGTTCATTATAGAAGAATTTgctatgtttaaaagaaaagaaaagaaaaaaacagcaacaaaaaactaacagtggtaagaaaattttaaaaaagcacaaaacaatcTGAAGATCTCCTATCTCgctgaaaaaaaacccaagagtgATACTGATTTTaggtataaaagaagaaatgagtctATGTATATATCAAATGTCCAATactgtaatttatttattaaagaatggCTCTCCAGTTCTAAAACAGTTGTGTAAAGTTATGTATGTCAGCAAGAAAACAATGGGATG is part of the Arvicola amphibius chromosome 8, mArvAmp1.2, whole genome shotgun sequence genome and encodes:
- the Rgs17 gene encoding regulator of G-protein signaling 17 → MRKRQQSQNEGTQAVSPAPGNQRPNNTCCFCWCCCCSCSCLTVRNEERGDSAGRPPHTTKMESIQVLEECQNPTADEVMSWSQNFDKMMKAPAGRNLFREFLRTEYSEENLLFWLACEDLKKEQNKKVVEEKARIIYEDYISILSPKEVSLDSRVREVINRNLLDPSPHMYEDAQLQIYTLMHRDSFPRFLNSQIYKTFVESTATSSSES